In Paenibacillus xylanilyticus, the genomic window TGGAGGTGAGATGCGCATGTGGTCGGCTGAAGGATATGGCACGCTGGCTGCATGTCGATTGCCCGAGTTGTAATGCCCTTAAACGAAATGAGAGAGGATGAACGATAATGATGAAAAAAGGATGGATGATGCTCGGTACAGCGCTACTTGCGGGGTCACTGCTCGGAGGCTGCGCAGAGAAGGATCTGGTTGGCCTGTCTGGTGATGAGATGATCGAGAAGGTTGTCACTGCAGAAACGAAGCCCGTTTCGTACTATGCCGAAGGTGTAATGAAAGTGTGGTCGGATGATAAATTGAGTCACACCATGCACATTAAGGAATGGGTTGACGGAGAGACCGGGCGTAAGCGCACCGAAACAGAGGAGAATGGCCATATCAGCTACGCGGTCAATAACGGAACAGATATCACCATTTACGAAAAAGAGACCGGTACGGCCTATTCGATGAACGTAGCTGCCACGGGACAACAGCCAGAACAGACTCAAAAGCAGATGCTGGTGGATCAGCTGGAACGGTTGCGGGATTCCCATGATGTGGATATGATGGGACAGGAAGAGCTTCACGGACAGGAAGTCATTCACATCAAGCTGATGCCGAAAGAGAATGGCACCTTATCCATCTCCTCTGAATATTGGGTTGACCCCAAAACGTGGATGATTGTTAAAGTCATCAGCACATATGGTGATGAAAAGTCAGAAATGGTCTATGATCCGATTCAATATGATCCCGAATTTTCGGAGGATACGTTCGTAATCGACATTCCCGAAGAAGTGGAAGTGAAAGATCTGAACGATCTGAGCCAGCGTTCGGAAGTGAGTCTGGAAGAAGCCGAACAAGCGTTGGGCCAACCCTTTTTACAGGATATGAGCGGTGAGCTTGAGCTGTCTCGGGTGGAGATGTTTTCATCAAGCGGAGAGTTGGGCAGGGATGAAGTGATTTTGTATTACGTCAACAACGACAAGGTTGAAGTGAGTCTGTCCGTATTCAAGGCACCGGATGAAAATGTGGATGATACACTGCTGCCTGATGAGTCCAAGGTGGAGGTTCGGGATACCGAGGGTTCGTATATGAAGAGCATACGAAACATATCATGGACTGAAAATGGGCTGCGTTACTCCATCATGGGTGAGAACGAGGAATGGACGAAGGAGAAGCTTCAGGCTTGGGCGAAGGAACTGAAGCTTCCTAATCAGCCTTAATTTTGAATGGTAGGAGAGTGTGAGTCACGCAATGGATTACACAGAGGTTAACAACGGAGAACTGCGACGTCTCCACCCCAAAGCGAAACAAGCTACAGCCCTGACGGCCCTTATGGTCAATGGGCTGTTGACTCTTTTGGCTGCTGGATATCTGATGATCGCATGGGTTAGAGACTGGGTGCTGTGGCCGGG contains:
- a CDS encoding LolA family protein, coding for MMKKGWMMLGTALLAGSLLGGCAEKDLVGLSGDEMIEKVVTAETKPVSYYAEGVMKVWSDDKLSHTMHIKEWVDGETGRKRTETEENGHISYAVNNGTDITIYEKETGTAYSMNVAATGQQPEQTQKQMLVDQLERLRDSHDVDMMGQEELHGQEVIHIKLMPKENGTLSISSEYWVDPKTWMIVKVISTYGDEKSEMVYDPIQYDPEFSEDTFVIDIPEEVEVKDLNDLSQRSEVSLEEAEQALGQPFLQDMSGELELSRVEMFSSSGELGRDEVILYYVNNDKVEVSLSVFKAPDENVDDTLLPDESKVEVRDTEGSYMKSIRNISWTENGLRYSIMGENEEWTKEKLQAWAKELKLPNQP